One genomic region from Salvia hispanica cultivar TCC Black 2014 chromosome 2, UniMelb_Shisp_WGS_1.0, whole genome shotgun sequence encodes:
- the LOC125207863 gene encoding E3 ubiquitin-protein ligase DA2L, whose translation MGNKLGRRRQVVDEKYTRPQGLYQHRDVDHKKLRKLILDSKLAPCYPGDDDSACDLEECPICFLYYPSLNRSRCCTKGICTECFLQMKTPNSTRPTQCPFCKTSNYAVEYRGVKTKEEKSIEQLEEQRVIEAKIRMRHQELQDEEKFMKLREVSSSSSMRAPTEVEYHSTQAPTSVSAIESEEITASHESSETSAIRPPQRQRQTREDEFDLDLEDIMVMEAIWLSIQENGRHQDLSYSDAVQSGEYIVDNRSSLAEIVPAAAGSSSSPSGGLACAIAALAERQQVSGGTPTSYGGDMSGYNVSGSSRYSNGEGQESENYFPAESGTMVSPDSQLAMTGDAGEWADHRSQMAELGTSYGGSDEFGDVGSPSAPQEDENHNSVQPVAGSIIPESFEEQMMLAMAVSLAEARARTSTPGVAWH comes from the exons ATGGGGAATAAATTGGGGAGGAGGAGGCAGGTGGTGGATGAGAAGTACACTAGGCCTCAGGGGTTGTACCAGCACAGAGATGTGGATCATAAGAAGCTTCGGAAGCTGATTCTTGACTCCAAGCTGGCGCCTTGCTACCCTGGTGATGATGATTCTGCCTGTGACCTTGAGGAGTGCCCCATTTGCTTCTTG TACTATCCAAGTCTTAATCGGTCAAGATGCTGCACGAAAGGCATTTGTACAG AGTGTTTTTTGCAGATGAAGACCCCCAATTCGACGCGGCCTACACA GTGTCCATTCTGCAAAACCTCAAATTATGCTGTGGAATACCGAGGTGTTAAGACGAAGGAGGAGAAAAGCATAGAACAACTT GAAGAACAACGAGTCATTGAGGCCAAAATAAGGATGAGGCATCAAGAGCTTCAGGATGAAGAAAAGTTTATGAAACTAAGAGAAGTAAGCTCTTCTAGCAGTATGAGAGCACCAACTGAGGTTGAATATCACTCGACCCAAG CGCCCACTTCTGTTTCTGCTATAGAATCTGAGGAAATTACTGCTTCACATGAGTCCAGTGAAACTTCAGCAATAAGACCACCACAACGCCAAAGGCAGACTAG GGAGGATGAATTTGACCTAGATCTTGAGGATATCATGGTTATGGAAGCAATTTGGCTGTCTATTCAG GAAAATGGCAGGCATCAAGATCTATCTTACAGTGATGCAGTTCAGTCAGGAGAATACATTGTAGACAATCGCAGCTCATTAGCAGAAATAGTTCCTGCTGCAGCTGGATCATCGTCGTCTCCCTCTGGTGGTCTTGCTTGCGCTATCGCAGCCCTTGCTGAACGTCAGCAGGTCAGCGGAGGGACCCCTACCAGCTATGGCGGTGACATGTCTGGATATAACGTGTCTGGGAGCAGCAGGTATTCCAACGGTGAGGGGCAGGAATCTGAAAATTACTTCCCCGCAGAGAGTGGCACTATGGTATCACCCGACAGCCAGCTGGCAATGACCGGGGATGCTGGAGAATGGGCTGATCACCGATCTCAAATGGCTGAATTAGGAACTAGTTACGGAGGCTCTGATGAATTTGGCGATGTTGGCAGTCCCTCTGCCCCCCAGGAAGACGAGAACCACAACAGCGTCCAACCTGTCGCAGGATCAATAATCCCCGAGAGTTTCGAGGAGCAAATGATGCTAGCCATGGCTGTTTCACTGGCTGAGGCTCGAGCAAGGACTAGTACTCCGGGAGTAGCTTGGCACTAG
- the LOC125208045 gene encoding VQ motif-containing protein 1-like, with amino-acid sequence MAMRGGERSGVRVVIINTEYVETDAVSFKSVVQRLTGKDAAAAAESRPGIGNEAGFWKAPGLEKMVSFKDFDRMLKELPPLDELYRLYADN; translated from the coding sequence ATGGCAATGCGCGGCGGCGAGAGGAGCGGAGTGAGGGTGGTGATAATCAACACCGAGTACGTGGAGACGGACGCGGTGAGCTTCAAATCGGTGGTGCAGAGGCTCACCGGGAAAgacgcggcggcggcggcggagtcTCGGCCGGGAATTGGAAACGAGGCCGGGTTCTGGAAGGCGCCGGGGCTGGAGAAGATGGTGTCGTTCAAGGATTTCGATCGGATGCTCAAGGAATTGCCGCCGCTTGATGAATTATACAGGCTTTACGCCGATAATTGA